The Paenibacillus sp. FSL R7-0204 genome includes a region encoding these proteins:
- a CDS encoding baseplate J/gp47 family protein, with protein sequence MDNLTGDLLTNYVKQRRGIIRNAATYALGIVPVTGAGTINIGDLFETANGIQFKTIQTKVISGTGSVNVQCMTLGDIGNVPANQITQIPVTLSGITAVTNPLATHDGYEAESDDALRERYYTSVRTPATSGNVYHYFSWAKEISGVGDVKVFPMDTDIVGGISEVDVVIINQLKEPASERLINEVQEYIDPVSEGLGYGQAPIGAKCYVSSADALTPDISMSVVHSSEYTEDQIIENITESITSYLRSVAFKTTYISEARIGSAILDSNGVQDYSNLYINGVSGNITVDDREVAVIGVVTIV encoded by the coding sequence GTGGATAATTTAACAGGTGATTTACTTACCAATTATGTTAAACAGCGTAGGGGCATCATTAGAAATGCTGCTACTTACGCTCTAGGTATTGTTCCAGTTACGGGTGCTGGAACTATTAATATTGGTGACTTGTTTGAGACTGCAAATGGAATACAGTTTAAGACTATACAAACAAAAGTAATCTCTGGCACTGGAAGCGTTAATGTTCAATGTATGACCCTTGGTGATATAGGGAATGTGCCAGCTAATCAGATTACACAAATTCCTGTAACTCTAAGCGGAATTACTGCTGTAACAAATCCTTTGGCAACTCACGATGGGTATGAGGCTGAAAGTGATGATGCTTTAAGAGAACGTTACTATACTTCTGTACGCACTCCTGCAACTTCAGGAAATGTGTACCATTATTTCTCCTGGGCAAAGGAAATATCAGGCGTAGGAGATGTAAAAGTTTTCCCTATGGATACTGATATTGTTGGTGGGATTAGTGAGGTAGATGTAGTAATAATTAATCAGTTAAAAGAACCAGCAAGCGAAAGGCTTATTAATGAAGTTCAAGAGTATATAGATCCAGTAAGTGAAGGATTAGGATATGGTCAAGCACCAATAGGAGCAAAATGCTATGTTAGTTCTGCTGATGCTCTGACACCTGATATAAGTATGTCAGTTGTTCATTCAAGTGAATATACCGAAGATCAGATTATAGAGAACATAACAGAGTCTATAACAAGTTATTTGCGAAGTGTTGCATTTAAAACAACTTACATATCTGAAGCTCGAATCGGATCAGCAATTTTGGATAGTAACGGGGTGCAAGACTACTCCAATCTATACATCAATGGAGTTTCTGGAAATATTACTGTTGATGATCGAGAAGTTGCTGTTATTGGAGTGGTGACAATTGTATAA
- a CDS encoding IS3 family transposase, producing MKDHRSAFRLEKMCSTLQVSRSGYYKWLNAKASVQALRKAAVMERIRYHFDDHQKRYGSPKITRLLHQEGYTVTERTVSVYMREMKLRSIVSKPYRVQTTDSKHNNPIAPNTLNQEFKVLKPNTVWVTDITYIPCRGGRLYLASVMDLCTREIVGWRLYNHMETSLVLDALQAAYTAKRPGEGLLHHSDRGSQYTSKEYVDQLKTYHMKSSMSRKGNCYDNACIESWHSILKKELIYCNPRFKNPEQAYDAIFQYIEFYYNRK from the coding sequence ATGAAGGACCATCGCTCCGCATTTCGCTTGGAGAAGATGTGCAGTACCCTACAGGTATCCAGGAGCGGATATTACAAGTGGCTGAACGCCAAAGCCAGTGTGCAAGCCCTCCGCAAGGCTGCTGTTATGGAGCGAATCCGGTACCATTTTGACGACCATCAAAAACGGTATGGAAGTCCGAAGATCACCCGCCTGCTGCATCAGGAAGGCTATACGGTCACGGAACGCACAGTGAGTGTGTACATGCGAGAAATGAAGCTCCGCTCTATTGTATCTAAGCCATACCGAGTGCAGACGACCGATTCCAAGCATAATAATCCCATTGCACCAAACACACTGAACCAAGAGTTTAAGGTGCTTAAGCCCAATACCGTATGGGTCACCGACATCACGTATATCCCTTGTCGTGGAGGTCGCTTATACCTAGCTAGCGTCATGGATCTATGCACGCGAGAAATTGTAGGGTGGCGGCTGTATAACCATATGGAGACGAGCCTGGTCTTAGACGCGCTGCAGGCGGCGTACACGGCGAAGCGACCCGGCGAGGGCCTACTGCACCACTCTGACCGAGGGTCTCAATATACCTCAAAAGAATATGTCGACCAACTAAAGACATACCACATGAAATCCAGCATGAGCCGTAAAGGAAACTGTTACGATAACGCCTGCATTGAGTCTTGGCACAGTATTTTAAAGAAAGAGCTCATCTACTGTAATCCGCGCTTCAAAAACCCGGAACAGGCATATGATGCTATTTTCCAATACATTGAGTTCTATTACAATCGCAAGTGA
- a CDS encoding DUF2634 domain-containing protein: protein MFPDDELTLEEIEALSAVSTAMGKVFLFNFNNGQYVLVNGRPVEATYEQAISQWVTFLLSAETDSIAIYKDTDFGMSIKQYIGNRELDRITAEFEIERQLKEKLLLHPEITDIEELTVSRDGSKAVFAFNIVTNKGVINGVESEVV, encoded by the coding sequence ATGTTTCCTGATGATGAATTAACACTGGAAGAAATAGAAGCTTTGTCCGCTGTGTCTACAGCAATGGGCAAGGTTTTTTTATTTAATTTCAATAATGGACAATATGTATTAGTGAATGGAAGACCAGTAGAAGCAACCTATGAACAGGCAATCAGTCAATGGGTGACGTTTCTATTGTCCGCTGAAACCGATTCTATTGCGATTTATAAAGATACTGATTTCGGAATGAGTATAAAGCAGTACATAGGAAATAGAGAATTAGACCGTATCACAGCCGAGTTTGAAATAGAGAGACAACTGAAAGAAAAATTATTGCTTCATCCAGAAATTACGGATATTGAAGAATTGACCGTATCAAGGGATGGGAGCAAAGCTGTTTTTGCCTTTAATATTGTCACAAATAAGGGAGTTATCAACGGAGTAGAAAGTGAGGTGGTATAA
- a CDS encoding putative phage tail protein, producing the protein MYKDTLTNNLHKLVRQDPLVNEINGSIGVSLDDFDERIGDFAKQIDIDTATWSLPVYEKELGIITDISKPYVERRQQIISRLRGTSKIGAAELKLICDSYANGNVEIYLDHGIVVEFTSVFGIPSNIDD; encoded by the coding sequence TTGTATAAAGATACTTTAACGAATAACTTACATAAACTGGTCAGACAAGATCCATTGGTTAATGAAATCAATGGATCTATTGGTGTCTCCCTTGATGATTTCGATGAAAGAATAGGAGACTTTGCAAAACAAATTGATATTGATACTGCAACTTGGAGTCTGCCTGTTTATGAAAAAGAGTTAGGAATTATTACGGATATCAGTAAACCATATGTAGAGAGAAGACAACAGATAATTTCCAGATTAAGAGGCACTAGCAAAATAGGAGCAGCGGAGTTGAAATTGATTTGTGACTCTTATGCAAATGGTAATGTAGAAATTTATCTTGATCATGGAATAGTGGTGGAGTTTACATCTGTATTTGGCATTCCATCAAATATTGATGATTAA
- a CDS encoding SGNH/GDSL hydrolase family protein, with protein sequence MTTTNYNLPTIDGTMTGDIPRDMNALANGVDSALKVVNDTLSAQLAETAMKINALYTFQDAWTAWQKNDFFPIGFFGDSTIDGTGTTGWTENSVGFLNRSPNAFPYVLEQMIKSETGTTYNISYNFGFAGQNSTWAAANIGSVLASFPGIKMLGLGFGINDRLFYDNPHDFYVAFYNNIEQMIIYCYSHNIQPFLLTTQPTMEPSTSMPAYPNRNNEIINSVANRVKQDLARAYKLELVDVNKYASGFLSSYKDGNIVTDVIPDKLHFGDRGHKYIADLLFAHFCPRVLFLDRDSEVVEIVNRINKCDIDEHYVVGSEVPASPNNTPNTKVFYNFGDGNQRVLANFYMFSNDYYSVDIAYDEASKNNTVTVRNPLLVTFNGGPNQSIAHCATKATDSEFSSPGLSLESRIGKSKLGLNRIIVYTNSSLCSFGGIIFNRQEQRMYTDTLYDIPADSFNLLHGKKLNTRKESLYKIKIDSNVREEDVIKIDLYSKSTEGISIALSNQSAVLEKIDIGVSQQLVGNVSLGQQVRNLDIYVKLSADRIDVYLTPLLTTAVLSYVFKDGTNRGCGRLLNSVVLLAAAGYVQSGTYLKVTGELLYAR encoded by the coding sequence ATGACAACAACAAACTATAATTTACCAACTATAGATGGAACAATGACAGGTGATATTCCACGGGATATGAATGCTTTGGCTAATGGAGTGGACTCAGCTCTCAAAGTAGTCAACGATACTCTTAGTGCGCAGTTGGCGGAAACAGCGATGAAGATAAACGCGCTGTACACGTTTCAGGACGCATGGACAGCGTGGCAGAAAAACGATTTCTTTCCTATTGGATTTTTTGGAGACTCTACAATAGACGGCACCGGAACAACCGGCTGGACAGAGAATTCTGTTGGTTTTTTGAATCGTTCCCCGAATGCCTTCCCTTATGTGTTGGAGCAGATGATAAAATCTGAGACAGGAACAACGTACAACATAAGTTACAACTTTGGTTTTGCGGGACAAAACTCCACATGGGCAGCGGCCAATATTGGCTCTGTCTTAGCGTCATTTCCGGGGATTAAGATGTTGGGTCTAGGCTTTGGAATAAATGATCGGCTGTTTTATGATAATCCGCATGATTTTTATGTGGCATTTTACAACAATATCGAGCAGATGATTATCTACTGCTATAGTCACAACATACAGCCGTTTTTACTTACGACACAGCCGACCATGGAGCCCTCTACATCGATGCCAGCATACCCTAATCGCAACAACGAGATCATTAATTCCGTGGCAAATCGAGTTAAGCAAGACCTTGCGCGCGCCTATAAACTGGAGTTAGTTGACGTGAACAAGTACGCCAGTGGTTTTTTATCCTCCTACAAGGATGGAAATATCGTTACGGATGTGATTCCGGACAAACTTCACTTTGGCGACAGAGGCCATAAGTATATCGCTGACTTGCTTTTTGCCCATTTTTGCCCTCGTGTGCTGTTTCTTGATAGAGATTCAGAGGTCGTGGAGATCGTAAACCGAATTAATAAGTGCGACATTGATGAGCATTATGTCGTGGGCAGCGAGGTCCCGGCAAGTCCTAATAATACTCCGAACACAAAGGTATTTTATAATTTCGGGGACGGTAACCAGAGGGTTCTTGCGAACTTCTACATGTTTTCAAATGACTACTATTCCGTAGATATTGCTTACGACGAAGCGAGTAAGAACAACACCGTCACTGTTCGCAATCCGTTATTGGTAACATTTAACGGAGGTCCCAATCAGTCTATTGCACACTGTGCCACAAAGGCTACCGATTCGGAGTTTTCTTCGCCTGGGTTGTCTTTGGAGTCCCGTATAGGTAAGTCTAAGCTGGGATTAAACCGCATCATAGTGTACACAAATAGTTCCCTCTGCTCTTTCGGTGGTATTATTTTTAATCGTCAAGAACAACGGATGTACACAGATACACTTTACGATATACCCGCAGATAGCTTTAATTTGCTCCACGGCAAGAAGTTAAATACCCGTAAAGAGTCTTTGTACAAGATCAAGATTGATAGCAATGTCCGCGAAGAGGACGTCATTAAGATTGACCTGTACTCTAAGTCAACCGAAGGTATCAGCATTGCCTTATCCAATCAATCGGCGGTGTTAGAAAAAATAGACATCGGTGTTAGTCAGCAGTTAGTCGGTAATGTCTCGCTTGGGCAGCAGGTTCGGAACCTTGATATTTACGTCAAGCTTTCTGCCGATCGCATAGATGTGTACTTAACTCCATTGCTCACTACGGCTGTGCTGTCCTATGTTTTTAAAGACGGGACGAACCGGGGATGTGGAAGGCTCCTAAACTCAGTGGTATTGCTTGCTGCTGCTGGGTATGTTCAAAGCGGAACCTACCTTAAAGTTACCGGAGAACTGCTATACGCAAGGTAG
- a CDS encoding transposase, which produces MGEKRQRYNEEYKKQTVKFIQEQTKSIGDIAQELDIPKSTLHQWMGKYRELKNEPVASMDRVRELEAELQEMRRQLQEKDSRLADTEEELAIVKKAVHIFSKPRN; this is translated from the coding sequence ATGGGAGAAAAACGACAACGGTACAACGAAGAATATAAGAAGCAAACGGTAAAGTTCATTCAAGAGCAGACGAAGAGCATAGGGGACATCGCGCAAGAGCTGGACATTCCGAAAAGTACGCTGCACCAGTGGATGGGGAAATACCGGGAGCTAAAGAATGAACCGGTAGCCAGTATGGATCGGGTACGGGAACTCGAAGCCGAGCTCCAAGAGATGCGCCGTCAGCTCCAAGAGAAAGACAGTCGACTTGCCGATACAGAGGAAGAATTGGCAATCGTAAAAAAAGCAGTGCACATCTTCAGCAAACCAAGGAATTAA
- a CDS encoding GIY-YIG nuclease family protein — protein sequence MYADGRSKLGHEGAKKGSFIYLLYDVNDNLLYVGETGTHLKNRLYRDGSGSHYITNRTMYDETKYVEYIRTEKEDALTPMERKMIEQALSIYLKPKYYNKIEWDYQ from the coding sequence GTGTACGCTGACGGAAGGTCAAAGCTTGGACATGAAGGGGCTAAGAAGGGCTCTTTCATTTATCTGTTATACGACGTTAATGACAATTTACTATATGTGGGGGAAACGGGAACTCACCTAAAAAATAGATTGTATAGAGACGGAAGCGGTTCGCATTATATAACAAATAGAACAATGTACGATGAAACAAAGTATGTAGAGTACATCAGGACAGAAAAAGAGGATGCACTGACCCCCATGGAACGGAAGATGATTGAGCAAGCATTAAGTATTTATCTAAAACCGAAATACTACAATAAGATAGAGTGGGATTACCAGTAA